Proteins found in one Rhodobacter capsulatus SB 1003 genomic segment:
- the purB gene encoding adenylosuccinate lyase, translating into MIPRYARKEMVDIWEPATKFKIWYEIEAHACDAQAALGVIPKANAEAVWRAKDVEFDVARIDEIEAVTKHDVIAFLTHLAEHIGSDDARFVHQGMTSSDVLDTTLNIQLVRAADILLKDMDRVLAALKKRAYEHKDTVRIGRSHGIHAEPTTMGLTFARFYAEMDRNRARLVNARAEVATGAISGAVGTFANIDPRVEEHVCAQLGLIPEPISTQVIPRDRHAMFFATLGVIASSIENCAIEIRHMQRTEVLEAEEFFSKGQKGSSAMPHKRNPVLTENLTGLARLVRMCVVPAMENVALWHERDISHSSVERGIGPDATITLDFALNRLAGVIENLVIYPENMLKNMNKFKGLVMSQRVLLALTQAGVSREDSYRLVQRNAMKVWEQGADFKTELLADPEVTAALSPAEIEEKFDLGYHTKHVDTIFARVFGA; encoded by the coding sequence ATGATCCCGCGCTATGCCCGCAAAGAGATGGTCGACATCTGGGAACCCGCCACGAAATTCAAGATCTGGTACGAGATCGAGGCCCATGCCTGCGACGCGCAGGCCGCCCTTGGCGTGATCCCCAAGGCCAATGCCGAGGCGGTCTGGCGTGCGAAAGACGTCGAATTCGACGTCGCCCGCATCGACGAGATCGAGGCGGTGACGAAACATGACGTGATCGCGTTTCTGACCCATCTGGCCGAGCATATCGGCTCGGATGATGCGCGGTTCGTCCATCAGGGCATGACCTCGTCGGACGTTCTGGATACCACGCTGAACATCCAGCTGGTGCGGGCGGCCGACATTCTTCTGAAGGACATGGACCGGGTTCTGGCGGCGCTGAAAAAGCGCGCCTATGAGCACAAGGACACCGTCCGCATCGGGCGGAGCCACGGCATCCACGCCGAACCCACCACGATGGGGCTGACCTTCGCGCGGTTTTACGCCGAGATGGACCGCAACCGGGCGCGTCTGGTCAACGCCCGCGCCGAAGTGGCGACGGGGGCGATTTCGGGCGCCGTCGGCACCTTTGCCAATATCGATCCGCGGGTCGAGGAACATGTCTGTGCGCAGTTGGGCCTGATCCCGGAACCGATCTCGACCCAGGTCATTCCGCGCGACCGCCATGCGATGTTCTTTGCGACGCTGGGCGTCATCGCCTCCTCGATCGAGAATTGCGCCATTGAAATCCGCCACATGCAGCGCACCGAAGTGCTTGAAGCGGAAGAGTTTTTCTCCAAGGGGCAAAAGGGCTCCTCGGCGATGCCGCACAAGCGCAACCCGGTTCTGACGGAAAACCTGACCGGGCTGGCGCGTCTGGTGCGGATGTGCGTCGTGCCGGCGATGGAGAATGTGGCGCTTTGGCATGAGCGCGACATCTCGCATTCCTCGGTCGAACGCGGCATCGGCCCGGATGCGACGATCACGCTCGATTTCGCGCTGAACCGGCTGGCGGGCGTGATCGAGAACCTCGTGATCTATCCCGAGAACATGCTCAAGAACATGAACAAGTTCAAAGGTCTGGTGATGAGCCAGCGGGTGCTTCTGGCGCTGACGCAGGCCGGTGTCTCGCGCGAGGACAGCTACCGGCTGGTGCAGCGGAACGCGATGAAGGTCTGGGAACAGGGCGCGGATTTCAAGACCGAGCTTCTGGCCGACCCGGAAGTGACCGCCGCGCTCAGCCCCGCCGAGATCGAGGAGAAATTCGATCTGGGCTATCACACCAAGCACGTCGACACGATTTTTGCCCGCGTTTTCGGCGCGTAA
- a CDS encoding DUF6314 family protein, producing the protein MPQLNDFTGHWTLSRQILQANGPEGRFTGQAVFTPEGAGLRYHEAGQLVLAGEAAMRAERDYLWQAEGGQIVVRFEDGRDFHRFDPRLAEAAHWCDPDDYRVRYDFARWPDWSSEWRVTGPRKDYVMISRYTRG; encoded by the coding sequence ATGCCGCAATTGAACGATTTCACCGGCCACTGGACGCTTTCGCGCCAGATCCTGCAGGCAAACGGCCCCGAGGGGCGGTTCACCGGCCAGGCGGTCTTCACCCCCGAGGGCGCCGGGCTGCGCTATCACGAGGCGGGGCAGCTCGTGCTCGCGGGCGAGGCGGCGATGCGGGCCGAACGCGACTATCTTTGGCAGGCCGAGGGCGGGCAGATCGTCGTGCGGTTCGAAGATGGCCGCGACTTTCACCGCTTCGACCCCCGCCTGGCCGAGGCCGCGCATTGGTGCGACCCGGATGATTACCGCGTCCGCTATGATTTCGCGCGCTGGCCGGACTGGTCTTCGGAATGGCGGGTCACGGGGCCGCGCAAGGATTACGTAATGATCTCGCGCTACACTCGGGGCTGA